A single region of the Brienomyrus brachyistius isolate T26 chromosome 10, BBRACH_0.4, whole genome shotgun sequence genome encodes:
- the LOC125750636 gene encoding LOW QUALITY PROTEIN: clathrin interactor 1-like (The sequence of the model RefSeq protein was modified relative to this genomic sequence to represent the inferred CDS: deleted 1 base in 1 codon) produces MLNMWKVRELVDKATNVVMNYSEIESKVREATNDDPWGPSGQLMGEIARSTFMYEQFPEVMNMLWTRMLKDNKKSWRRVYKALLLLAYLIKNGSERVVTSTREHIYDLRSIESYHFVDENGKDQGINVRQKVKEMVEFVQDDDRLREERKKAKKNKDKYIGVSSDSMGGFRYSDKYESEPRSKWDDDWDKNKAFPFSEKLGEITDKIGSTIDDTINKFRKKDRDDSPDRFSDNEEDRERAARNGRPGRSEFRDEEEETTPRDTTLTQAKESSNSSAARKRGGVPSKTVDLGAAAHYTGDKGSPSPSKVQTPGTEASQSSSTGLADLLVVDSGSSQTASPAPDLISEFGNFSSPTAPASVPTVAATASGVNDDFGDWNAFPSGTPAPPAAMDLFAGMQATPAPSIALLNLMGPSPVQPTLSASQSMTFSLTSSQSTGIPMSKSQPLQSLSYPMMPQPMGVPKPGVKAAMPSTWSDPSVNISLDFLSPGSQPPKPAQPSLNTMMQQQGAQPPIAMVSQGFAGMNLSMQSSPTAVRPPSNPMMPSGSMAMPPMMATGTMGMGSLGMPVGHGVNMNMGAPSLGLGLSGGTGLGHASPAMVPPKPDAFANFANFGK; encoded by the exons ATGCTGAATATGTGGAAAGTGAGGGAGCTGGTGGATAAAGC CACCAATGTGGTGATGAACTATTCGGAGATCGAGTCCAAGGTTCGAGAGGCCACCAACGATGACCCCTGGGGGCCCTCAGGGCAGCTCATGGGGGAGATTGCCAG GTCCACGTTCATGTACGAGCAGTTCCCCGAGGTTATGAACATGCTATGGACCAGGATGCTGAAGGACAACAAGAAGAGCTGGAGGAGAGTTTATAAG gcctTATTGCTGCTGGCATACCTCATCAAGAACGGGTCAGAGCGGGTCGTCACCAGCACCAGAGAGCACATCTATGACCTGCGCTCCATTGAAAGCTATCACTTTGTGG ACGAAAACGGAAAGGATCAGGGCATCAACGTGCggcagaaggtgaaggagatggTGGAGTTCGTGCAGGATGATGACCGTCTCCGTGAGGAGAGGAAGAAGGCCAAGAAGAACAAAGACAAATACATCGGGGTGTCCTCCGACAGCATGGGGGGGTTCCGATACT CGGACAAATACGAATCGGAGCCCAGGTCCAAGTGGGACGATGACTGGGACAAGAACAAGGCCTTCCCCTTCAGCGAGAAGCTGGGCGAGATCACCGACAAAATTGGGAGCACCATCGACGACACGATCAACAAGTTCCGCAAGAAGGATCGCGACGACTCGCCTGACAGGTTCAG CGACAATGAGGAGGACAGGGAGCGAGCAGCCCGCAATGGCCGACCCGGCAGGTCCGAGTTCagggatgaggaagaggagacgACTCCCAGGGACACCACCTTAACGCAggcgaaagagagcagcaacaGCAGCGCCGCACGCAAGCGAGGGGGGGTCCCCTCCAAGACTGTGGACCTGGGCGCCGCTGCCCACTACACGGGTGACAAGGGCAGCCCCAGCCCCTCCAAG GTCCAGACACCAGGTACAGAAGCAAGTCAGTCTTCCAGCACAGGCCTGGCGGACCTGCTGGTCGTGGACTCCGGCAGCAGCCAGACGGCGTCCCCAG CACCAGACCTGATCAGTGAGTTCGGCAACTTCTCGTCTCCGACCGCCCCTGCCAGCGTCCCCACGGTAGCCG CCACAGCCTCCGGCGTGAATGATGATTTTGGCGACTGGAATGCCTTTCCCAGCGGCAcaccagcgccccctgctgccatGGATCTGTTCGCCGGCATGCAGGCCACGCCGGCACCCTCCATTGCTCTCCTGAACCTGATGGGTCCCTCCCCTGTCCAGCCCACCCTGAGCGCCTCTCAGAGCATGACCTTCTCCCTCACCAGCTCCCAGAGCACGGGTATCCCCATGTCCAAGTCCCAG CCGCTGCAAAGCCTGAGCTATCCCATGATGCCGCAGCCAATGGGGGTGCCAAAGCCGGGGGTCAAGGCCGCCATGCCATCAACGTGGTCGGACCCCAGCGTCAACATCAGCTTGGACTTCCTGTCGCCGGGCTCGCAGCCGCCTAAACCGGCCCAGCCCAGTCTGAACACCATGATGCAGCAACAGG GTGCCCAGCCGCCCATCGCCATGGTTAGCCAGGGCTTCGCTGGTATGAACCTGTCCATGCAGTCCTCGCCAACTGCCGTCCGGCCGCCCAGCAACCCTATGATGCCCAGCGGCAGCATGGCGATGCCGCCCATGATGGCCACGGGCACCATGGGCATGGGCTCCCTGGGCATGCCCGTCGGCCATGGCGTGAACATGAACATGGGGGCACCCTCGCTCGGTCTGGGGCTGTCTGGGGGCACGGGCCTGGGCCACGCCAGCCCTGCCATGGTG CCCCCAAAACCGGATGCCTTTGCCAACTTCGCCAACTTCGGCAAATGA
- the lsm11 gene encoding U7 snRNA-associated Sm-like protein LSm11, giving the protein MDVGKVHFKKRTTFIGRVHKYCRVPPSGSLLWRPIEATHSAVAAALASMEEQVRKGQQNQCVKSEKKEATSAEADEDDIKSKLDVSSEHFDPLLALYSPTFSLPYPDVRCFNNVAEYESFLRGGRGRAKPENVEKKKRKAQKGVADPARIERLKKLMVKAAPSEGEESGCSRRPPRKQKAPKNVLTRMQLHSGSPLGELHRCVKDRVRVKVHIRTFKGLRGVCSGFVVAFDKFWNMAMVDVDETYRKPLLGDAVLHAPALTITRLFDRLALQESPELGQSGGAGASPSEAAAQKPVFPRDRQPSTWESGTTEGQGSKSRKEGKRTKVDYQTVHTRHINQLFIRGENVLLVHVPP; this is encoded by the exons ATGGATGTTGGTAAAGTGCATTTTAAAAAGCGAACGACTTTTATTGGCAGAGTACATAAATACTGCCGTGTGCCGCCCTCCGGCTCCCTCTTGTGGAGGCCGATAGAAGCTACACATTCGGCTGTAGCTGCGGCTCTTGCAAGCATGGAAGAGCAGGTGAGGAAGGGGCAGCAAAACCAATGCGTGAAAAGCGAGAAAAAAGAAGCGACCAGTGCCGAGGCGGATGAAGATGACATTAAGTCTAAGTTAGATGTAAGCTCTGAACACTTTGATCCTCTGCTGGCGCTGTACTCCCCGACATTCAGCCTGCCGTACCCGGACGTAAGGTGCTTTAACAACGTCGCCGAGTATGAGAGTTTTCTCCGAGGCGGCCGGGGGAGAGCTAAGCCCGAAAATGTGGAGAAAAAGAAGAGGAAGGCGCAGAAAGGCGTTGCCGACCCGGCGAGGATCGAGAGACTAAAGAAGCTGATGGTAAAGGCTGCGCCGTCGGAAGGAGAGGAGAGCGGCTGCTCCAGGAGGCCGCCCCGAAAGCAGAAAGCGCCCAAGAACGTCCTGACAAGGATGCAGC TGCATTCGGGCAGTCCGCTGGGAGAGCTTCACCGCTGCGTGAAAGACCGGGTCCGAGTCAAAGTGCACATTCGCACCTTCAAGGGGCTCCGCGGCGTTTGCTCCGGCTTCGTCGTGGCCTTTGATAAGTTCTGGAACATG GCCATGGTGGACGTAGATGAGACATACAGGAAGCCGCTGCTAGGGGATGCAGTTCTGCACGCTCCAGCTCTCACCATCACCAGA CTCTTTGACAGGTTGGCACTGCAGGAGAGTCCGGAGCTCGGGCAAAGTGGGGGAGCGGGGGCCTCGCCGTCGGAGGCTGCTGCACAGAAGCCTGTTTTCCCCAGGGACCGTCAGCCGAGCACCTGGGAATCGGGGACGACAGAAGGACAGGGCTCCAAGTCTAGAAAGGAAGGGAAAAGGACAAAAGTGGACTACCAGACGGTGCACACACGGCACATAAACCAGCTGTTCATCCGAGGAGAGAACGTGCTGCTGGTTCACGTACCGCCGTAG
- the thg1l gene encoding probable tRNA(His) guanylyltransferase — translation MWKQLVFLRSFSFTWCTGGGDGLIKSHPRRSFHLYSGSAMAKSKFEYVRIFETDDTCLRNCYIVVRLDGRNFHRFAEQHSFAKPNDARALGLMTRSARTVMEELEDIVIAYGQSDEYSFVFKRSSNWFKRRASKLVTHVASQFSSSYVFHWRDYFGEQQLFYPPGFDGRVVLYPSNQNLKDYLSWRQADCHINNLYNTAFWNLVQKGGLSTSQAEEKLKGTVTADKNEILFSEFNINYNNEPPLYRKGTVLIWEKVNETTVKQVRLPNEDEKEVTVIRSRSKVTAHHCDVIGEQFWEQHPDILESDG, via the exons ATGTGGAAACAGCTGGTCTTTCTCCGATCATTTTCATTTACATGGTGCACCGGAGGAGGTGATGGTCTAATAAAGTCTCACCCCAGAAGGTCGTTTCATTTATATTCTGGATCGGCCATGGCCAAGAGTAAATTCGAGTATGTCCGCATTTTCGAGACTGACGACACGTGTCTGAGAAACTGCTACATAGTCGTGCGTCTGGATGGCCGCAACTTTCACAG GTTTGCGGAGCAGCACAGCTTCGCCAAGCCCAATGACGCGCGCGCCCTGGGCCTCATGACCCGCAGTGCCCGAACGGtaatggaggagctggaggacatCGTGATCGCTTATGGGCAGAGCGATGAGTACAGCTTCGTCTTTAAGAGGTCCTCAAATTGGTTCAAGAGGAGAGCCAG CAAACTGGTGACGCATGTAGCCTCCCAGTTCTCCTCCAGCTATGTTTTCCATTGGCGTGATTATTTTGGGGAGCAGCAGTTGTTCTACCCCCCAGGCTTCGACGGCAGGGTGGTCCTCTATCCCAGCAACCAGAACCTGAAGGACTATCTGAGCTGGCGACAGGCCGACT GTCACATCAATAACTTGTACAACACAGCGTTTTGGAATTTGGTGCAGAAGGGCGGTTTGAGTACCTCTCAGGCAGAAGAGAAACTAAAG GGCACCGTCACAGCCGACAAAAACGAAATATTATTTTCCGAGTTCAACATAAACTACAACAATGAACCTCCACTGTACAGGAAAGGTACTGTGCTCATCTGGGAGAAG GTGAATGAGACGACGGTGAAACAGGTCAGGCTGCCTAATGAGGACGAGAAGGAGGTGACAGTGATCAGGAGTAGGAGCAAAGTCACGGCACATCACTGTGATGTCATCGGGGAGCAGTTCTGGGAGCAGCATCCAGATATCCTGGAATCTGATGGCTGA